In one window of Candidatus Neomarinimicrobiota bacterium DNA:
- a CDS encoding amino acid permease has product MKRVIGLLDTTMISVGAILASGIFLVPATIALHIQSPSLTLMLWIGGGIISLFGALSVAELGAALPRSGGQYVYLTEAYGPVWGFLYGWSALSVINTASIAAIGVAFAEYLSYFAPLTSIGVQVVAIVSVVLLTSINVIGVRTGIWTQNILTFIKVGIFGGIIILGLVLPGGDMRHLSGTAEFTPSLGSIGLAMVAILWTYDAWIEISYVAGEIKNPGRNIPLASLLSMVVIIAIYGLANFVFIYALSTEKMASSTLVASDAAKVFLGPAGASLIAMAILISTLGANNANILTSARVTYAMAREKRFVRAAAAIHSKFKTPANALILQGAWAAILTFTGSYDQLITYMIFASWIFYGMSAGAVIILRKKRPDLARPYRVWGYPWVPVIFIIFALWLTANTILEAPRDAAIGAGLILLGLPAYFYWNAKR; this is encoded by the coding sequence ATGAAACGCGTCATCGGTCTACTCGATACTACCATGATCAGTGTTGGTGCTATCCTCGCCTCGGGTATCTTCCTTGTACCAGCCACCATCGCCCTTCACATTCAGTCACCATCACTCACACTAATGCTCTGGATCGGCGGCGGTATTATCTCCCTCTTCGGTGCTCTCTCTGTAGCTGAACTGGGCGCAGCCCTGCCCCGCTCGGGCGGACAGTACGTCTACCTGACGGAAGCCTACGGACCCGTCTGGGGATTCCTCTACGGCTGGTCGGCACTCAGCGTCATCAACACCGCTTCTATTGCCGCCATCGGCGTCGCCTTCGCTGAATACTTAAGCTACTTCGCTCCGCTCACCTCAATCGGCGTTCAAGTTGTAGCAATAGTATCCGTTGTCCTGCTTACATCCATCAACGTTATCGGCGTCAGAACGGGTATCTGGACACAGAACATTCTGACATTTATCAAAGTAGGCATCTTCGGCGGCATCATTATTCTCGGGCTGGTACTGCCGGGTGGCGATATGCGCCACCTTTCTGGGACAGCTGAATTCACCCCTTCTCTCGGTTCTATCGGACTGGCCATGGTTGCTATCCTCTGGACATACGACGCATGGATTGAAATCAGTTATGTTGCCGGTGAGATTAAGAACCCCGGCCGCAATATTCCCCTCGCTTCACTGCTGTCCATGGTTGTCATTATTGCCATTTACGGCCTCGCCAATTTTGTTTTTATCTATGCCTTATCGACGGAGAAGATGGCCTCCTCAACACTTGTAGCATCAGACGCTGCTAAAGTCTTCCTCGGCCCCGCAGGGGCGTCTCTGATAGCTATGGCAATCCTCATTTCGACGCTCGGCGCCAACAACGCCAACATTCTGACCAGCGCCCGGGTCACCTACGCTATGGCCCGCGAAAAACGATTCGTCCGTGCTGCAGCGGCGATCCACTCCAAGTTCAAGACGCCGGCTAACGCCCTGATTCTTCAGGGAGCCTGGGCCGCCATTCTCACCTTTACGGGATCGTATGACCAGCTCATCACCTATATGATTTTCGCTTCCTGGATTTTCTACGGTATGTCCGCCGGCGCGGTGATTATTCTAAGGAAGAAGCGCCCTGACTTGGCGCGGCCGTACCGTGTCTGGGGATACCCGTGGGTGCCTGTCATCTTCATAATCTTCGCTCTCTGGCTGACAGCCAATACAATCCTGGAAGCGCCCCGGGATGCGGCCATCGGCGCTGGCTTGATTCTTCTGGGACTCCCTGCCTATTTTTATTGGAATGCAAAAAGGTGA